The Deinococcus seoulensis genome contains the following window.
GCGCTGGTGGCGCTCGCGGACCGCAGTCGCCGCAGCGTCATGTGAATGGCGTCGTTGGTGTCTTCAACCCAGTCGATCAGGTGCACGCCCTGGTCGCCGATGCCTTCTTGCACGCAGCCGGTGACGGCGTTGGCAGTGCAGAGCAGCACGTCGGGTGTGCTTTCGCCGCGTTCGGCGGCGGCGCGGGTGTAGAGCAGTTGCGTGGAGTGGCCGGGGAAGACTTCGTGGCAGACGAGGTGCTTGAGGGCGGAGCGGGTGAAGTTCAGATCGACGTTGAGGTCCATCTGTCCGGCGTTGAAGTTGCAGCGGGCGGTGAAGGGGACGCCTCGCACCTCGTTCAGGGCCATGGTGTAGTCGCCGGTGGGGTAGATCAGTGCGTCGGTACGCCGCTGCGCTTCGTTCATCAGGGCGCGGAAGGTGGTGCTGAGATCAGCTGACGCGATGGCGCCGTCGGCTTCCCAGCGGTGGACGCGTTCGGCGAGGGTTCCGCTGCGGTAGCCAGCGTCGTGGAGCAGGGTGTCGATGCGGCCCTGGAGGTCCTGGATGACGTCTTCACTGACCGGTTCGGCGGGCACGCCGACGAGCTGCTCGAGTTTTTCCTTGAAGCTGAGTTCTTCTCCCTCGAAGAGGCGGGCGGCGGTTCGCAGGGAGCGCAGCATGTCTTCCAGGAAGGCGCGGCGTGGGCTGGGGGCGATGTGCCGGGTGGCCTGATCGAGGGCCGCGAGCTCGCTGTGGACTTCTTCCCAGTCTTGGTAGGTGGGAGCTGGGACGAGGTCCTGGCCGAGGTAGATGGGCACCAGGCCCTCGCTGTCGAGGACGCCGTGCCCGCGGGAGAGGCGGCGCTCGAGTTGATCCATGCCGATGGTGAGGGCGGTGAGGCGCTGGCCGAGTTCCTGGTCCTGCAGGGTCATGTCTTGTGTGGGCATTGAGACCTCCATGACCAGCGTACTCTAGATTCCGCATTGTGGAATAGCTTTGGACTCAGTCCATTCCGCTCTACGAAACGATCTAGCCCACTGAGGTTGACTTTCCCTTTCGCGGGTTCTTACAATCGGAATCGTTCAGACAGATCAGATCGGCCCAGAGGAGATGAATCACTACCCCACTCATGGAGGTTACATCATGGCCCGGAATCCCCGTTTCAACCATTCCGCATCCCGAAATGCCTTGCGCCTCGCCGGCGCCGCATTCATTCTGCTAGGCGGAATGGCGGCGGCTCAGCAGCGTGGCGGCACCCTCACCGTCGGCCTCGGCTACGACATCGACACCCTCAACGTGTATTCCACAGGCTTTCTGGGTGACGTACAGGCCGCCGTAGTCGAAGGATTGGTTGCCCCGGATGCCAAGGCCAACTACGTTCCGGTGCTCGCCACGCAGGTCCCCACCGTCCGCAACGGTGGCATCAAGGTCGCCGCCGACGGCAAGAGCATGACCGTCACCTACCGCCTGCGCCCCGGCGCCAAATGGTCCGACGGGCAGCCCCTGACCTCCGCCGACGTAAAATTCACCTGGGAAGCCGTCAAGAACCCCAAATTCATCGCGGAAAGCAAGGACGGCACAGAGGACATCACCTCCATCGACACGCCCAACGCCACCACCGTGGTCGTGAACTACAAGCGCGTCGCGCCGGATTTCATGAGCACCCTGTTCACCTTCGGCATCCTGCCCAAGCATGCGCTCGACGGCAAGGACCTGAACACCGACACATACAACGAGAAACCGCTGGGCACTGGCCCGTTCCGGGTCAAGGAATTCCGCCGCGGCCAGTACGTGATTCTGGAACGCAACCCCTATTACTGGCGCAAGGACAGCAAGGGCGTCCAACTGCCCTACCTCGACGGTATGATCTTCAAGATCATTCCGGACAGCAATACCCTTGTCACGCAGCTACGCACCGGCGAGGTGCAACTCGCCTACGGCATTCCCTACTCGCAGGTCAAGCAGCTCGACGGCGTGCCCGGCATGCGCATCGTGAAGAACAACGTCCTGAGCTGGCAGCACCTGGACTTCAATCTCAAAACGGTCGATGCCTTCAAAGACCCCAACGTGCGCAAGGCCTTCGCCTACGCCATCAACAAATCCGCCGTCAGCAAGGCGCTGGGAGGCTATCCCACGCCGATCAACAGCGTGGTTGTACCGGTCTTCTCGTATACCAACCCGGCCGTGCCGAAATACGATTACAACCTCACGCGCGCCAAACAGTTACTCGACGCCGCCGGCTGGAAACCCGGTCCTGACGGCATCCGCGTCAAGGACGGCAAACGCATGAGCTTCAAGATCATGGCGCAGGCCGGACGCTCCACTGACGAGGACGCCCAGCAGGTCATCATCGCCTCCCTCAAACAGGCCGGCATCGAGCTCCAGCCCGACAACAAGTCCGGCGTGGCCTTCCGCGACGCACGTTACAAGGGCAATTACGACCTGTTCTACGGCGGCTGGATCACTTCCGCCGACCCGACCTACAGCGTGTTCTTCGGCAGCAAAGGTGTCAACAACGGGCAGGGGTACTCAAATCCCCGCATCGACACGCTCCTGACCCGCGCCGAGAGCACCCTGGACCCCACGCAGCGCACGGCTGCCCTGCGGGAATTCCAGACGGCACTGATGACGGACCTGCCCAGCATTCCGATCACCAGCAACCCGTCCATGATCGCCGTCACGGAAAAACTCGGGGGATTCGTGCCCAACCCGACGAACATGACCAATTTCGTGAATACCAGCGGCTGGTACCTGAAGTAACGGTGACCGCCCCACGCGCTGCGAGGTCCGAATGAACGCTGCCCACCTTCTGAAACGACTGCTCGGAACGCTGCCCCTGCTGCTCGGCGTGTCGCTGCTGCTGTTCGGGGTGCTGCACCTCGCACCCGGCGGTCCGCTGGACGTGTACGCCGACAACCCCTCGGTGAGTCCCGAGGCGCTCGCGCAGATGCGCGTCGCCTTCGGACTCGATCAGCCCCTGCCAGTGCAGTACGTATCGTGGGTCACGGCGTTCTTCACTGGCGAGTGGGGCTACTCCATCCGCACTGCCCGGCCCGTTTCGCAGGAGATTCTCGAGCGGCTCGGCCCGACCCTGATCCTGGGCGGCACCAGCTTCGTGCTGTCCCTGCTCATCGCCCTGCCCCTTGGGATCGTGAGCGCCGTACGCCGTTACAGCGGCGTGGACTACCTCATCACCTTCCTGTCCTTCCTGGGAGTGAGCATGCCGGTGTTCTGGCTGGCGCTGATGCTGCAGCTGCTCTTCGCCGTGCAGTGGCGCGTGCTGCCCTCGGCCGGTATCCAGACCATCGGGAGCAACTCGGTGCTGGATCTGCTGCACCACCTGATCCTGCCCGCGTTCATCCTGGCCTTCGCGTCCGTGGCCGGCTGGAGCCGCTACATGCGCTCGAGCATGGTCGAGGTGCTTGGGCAGGACTATGTCCGCACCGCCCGCGCCAAGGGCCTGACCGCAGGGCGGGTCGTGTACCGCCACGCCCTGCGCAACGCGCTCATCCCGATCATCACGGTCGTGGCGCTCGACTTCGCGACCATCCTGTCAGGCGCGGTGATCACCGAGACCATCTTCGCCTGGCCCGGCATCGGGCGCCTCTTCATCGAGAGCATGAACGGCCGCGACTACCCGGTCCTGATGGCCCTGATGATGGCCGGTTCGTTCGCCCTGGTCATCAGCAATCTCCTCGCCGACCTGGCCTACGCCGCCGTCGACCCCCGGATCCGCTATGAGTAATCCCGCCCTGCCTGCCCGCACTCCCCTGGCCGACAGCCCCTGGCGCCTGTTCCTGCGCCGCTTCCTGCGCCACCGCCTGGCTGTGACGGGCCTCGTGGTGCTGTGCCTGCTCGGCCTGCTGGCGCTGTTCGCGCCGCAGATCGCTCCCTACAGCTTCGACGAGCAGGACCTCACCATCATGGGGGAGCCACAGCCGCCCAGCCCGGCGCACCTGATGGGCACCGACCAGCTCGGCCGTGACGCCTTCACCCGTGTCCTGTACGGCGCGCGGGTATCGCTGGCCGTCGGTCTGGCCAGCGCGCTGCTCGCCACGCTGCTCGGCACCCTGATCGGCGCGCTCGCCGGGTACTACCGCGGCGTGATTGACAACCTCCTGATGCGCCTGACCGACATGGTCCTGTGCATTCCGCTGCTGCCACTGGTGATCCTGCTCTCGGGCATGCTGCGTCCCACCGTGCCGCTGCTGGTCGGGATCATCGGCGTGCTGGGCTGGATGGGGACGGCCCGCCTGGTTCGCGGGCAGTTCCTGAGCCTGCGCGAACGCGAGTTCGTGGAAGCCTCCCGCGCCCTGGGCGGCAGCAACAACCGCATCATGTTCCGCCACATGCTCCCCAACGCACTCGGGCCGATCATCGTCGCGACCACCCTCGCGGTGGGCAGCGGAATCATGCTCGAGTCCGCCCTGTCCTTCCTGGGTCTGGGCGTCCAGCCTCCCACGCCCACCTGGGGCAACCTCCTGAACTACGCCAGCCAGTGGCTGCAGAACGCTCCGTGGCTGGCAGTCTTCCCCGGCTTGATGATCCTGATCACAGTCCTGGCCGTGAATTTTCTCGGGGATGGACTGCGCGACGCGCTTGATCCCCGCCCCTGATCCATAAGGAGAACCCATGAAGATCACGATTGTTGGCGCGGGCGCCATCGGCGGACTCGCCGGCGCCTGGATGACGCAGGCCGGTCATGACGTGACCCTCGTCGACCGCTGGGCCGAGCACATCGACGCCCTGAAACAACATGGTCTGCGCGTGGACGGCGTGCGTGGCGAACGGCACTTTACCGTGAAGGCCCTGCACCCCCACGAACTGCAGGGCCCGCTGGAAGCCGTGCTGATCGCCACGAAATCCCAGCATGCCGTCGAGGCCCTGGAGAGCGTCCTCCCGCACTTCGGGCCGGAGACGTTCGTGGTGTCCTTCCAGAACGGCTTCAACGAACCCGACCTGATCGCGCGCCTGCAGGCTGCCGGGCTGGGCGGCGCCGAGCGCGTGATGGGCTCGATCCCCAACTACGGCGGCGCGCTCGTCGATCCTGGCTATATCGAGTTCGTGCACGAGGGGCCGATCCAGCTGGGCGAGATGACCGGTGAGCGCACGCCGCGCCTGACGGAACTCGCCGCGGCGCTCGGCGCGCTGACCGAGGTGCAACTCAGCGACAATATCTGGGGACAGATCTGGGCCAAGGAAGTCTACAGCGCCCAGGTGGTCTTCAGCGCCCTGGCCGACGCGCCGGTCACCGAGACGCTCGGTGTGGAACGTTACGCCCGGGTGGCGGGCGCCGTCGTCCGTGAGGCGCTGGAGATCGCCGAGGCGAACGGCATCACCGTCGAGGCCTTCGACTTTTTCGACCCTGCCAACTACAAACCGCGCACGCCCGACGAGACCCGCAAGTTGCTCGACAACATCCAGCACGCCATCTGGCTACTGAAAAAAGACCAGAAACCCGCCACGCACCAGTTCAAGAAAAAAGGCTCGGGCATCTGGTGGGACATCGTGTACCGCAACCGCCCCTCCGAGGTGCGGTCCTCGAACGGCAAACTGGTCGCCTACGCCGAGCAGGCCGGAGCGGACTCGCGCCTGAACGCGAAACTCTGCGAGATGATCTACGAGATCGAGGACGGCCAGCGCCCGCTGGGCTTCCAGAACTTCGAGGAACTCGAGGGGTACGTCCAGAGTCTCGGCAAGGCGCTGCCATGAGCGGCCCGCGACTCGGGGTCGGCGTGATCGGCGCGCACGCCTGGGCGGAATCCGCCCACCTGCCCGGCTATCACGCCTATGACCGCGCGCGACTCGTGGCGATCTGCGACACCGTCGAAGAGCGCGCCCGAGCCATGGCCGAGAAGTTCGGCATTGAGCGGGTGTATACCGATCACCGCGAGATGCTGCGCGACCCGGACGTGCAGATGGTGGACGTCTGCACGCCCACCGACACGCACCTGCCCCTGAGCCTGGACGCTATCCGCGCGGGCAAGCACGTGCTCTCCGAAAAACCCCTCGCGCACGACGCGGCCGACGCGTTCATGGCGGCCCGCGAGGCCGAACGGGCGGGCGTGCGCACCAAGCTGGGGTTCACGTTCCGCTACTCCCCGGCCATCCGGCAGATTCAGGCCTGGATCAAAGACGGCACGCTCGGCGAGATCTTCCACGTGCACGGCCTGGAGCAGAACTCGCAGTTCCTCGACCCGAACTTTCCGCTGCGGCAGGTTCCGCAGGGTGCGGACTTCGGTACCCTGATCCCGTCCTCCATCGTCGGGTACGGCTCGCACCTGATCGACCTGGTGCGCTGGTGCGCCGGGGAGTACTCGCAGGTGATCGGGAGCATGCACAACTTCATTCCGGAACGCGTCGTGCGTGGGTACGAAGGCATGCAGCGCATCCAGGTGGAGGACGGCACGGTCGCACTCGTCGAATTCGAGAGTGGCGCGCAGGGCATGCTGCAGACCTCCTACATCGCGGTCGGGAACTACCCGGGCGTGGAACTGCGGGTGTACGGCAGCCGCGGCGCGGCCGTCGCGCGTCTCGTTGAGGAAAACGGCGTGGCTGAGACGCTGCGCTTCGCGACGCCGGACGCCGTGGAATTCCAGGAGGTCAAACTCCCGGAAAGTGCCCTGCCGCCCGGAACGACCCTGCACACGCCCTGGCCGGAACTGTATTACCGCAACCTCGTGCGGCACTTCGTGGACGAGATCCTCGACGGCACACCCGCCGAATGCACCTTCTACGACGGCGCGAAGAGTCAGGAGGCCGTGAACGCCATCGTGCAGTCTCACCGCGAGCGCCGCTGGGTGTCGCTCCCGCTGTACCCGCAGGAGGCGCGGGCGTGACCGACGTGCACGACCAGGCCCGGGCGTACCTGCGTGCCCATGCCCAGCTGCGCCCGGTCGACGCCACCTTCATGGGCCTGCCCGGTCACGACCACCAACTGCCTCCCGCCGGGCCGGACGCGGTTCATGCCGAGCTCGCCACGCTGGAAGCCCTTCAGGCGGACCTGGCGCACCTTCAGGTGCCGCAGACGGCCGCCGGGCGCATCGACGCGCAGCTGCTCACGG
Protein-coding sequences here:
- a CDS encoding Gfo/Idh/MocA family protein; the encoded protein is MSGPRLGVGVIGAHAWAESAHLPGYHAYDRARLVAICDTVEERARAMAEKFGIERVYTDHREMLRDPDVQMVDVCTPTDTHLPLSLDAIRAGKHVLSEKPLAHDAADAFMAAREAERAGVRTKLGFTFRYSPAIRQIQAWIKDGTLGEIFHVHGLEQNSQFLDPNFPLRQVPQGADFGTLIPSSIVGYGSHLIDLVRWCAGEYSQVIGSMHNFIPERVVRGYEGMQRIQVEDGTVALVEFESGAQGMLQTSYIAVGNYPGVELRVYGSRGAAVARLVEENGVAETLRFATPDAVEFQEVKLPESALPPGTTLHTPWPELYYRNLVRHFVDEILDGTPAECTFYDGAKSQEAVNAIVQSHRERRWVSLPLYPQEARA
- the opp4C gene encoding oligopeptide ABC transporter permease, which produces MSNPALPARTPLADSPWRLFLRRFLRHRLAVTGLVVLCLLGLLALFAPQIAPYSFDEQDLTIMGEPQPPSPAHLMGTDQLGRDAFTRVLYGARVSLAVGLASALLATLLGTLIGALAGYYRGVIDNLLMRLTDMVLCIPLLPLVILLSGMLRPTVPLLVGIIGVLGWMGTARLVRGQFLSLREREFVEASRALGGSNNRIMFRHMLPNALGPIIVATTLAVGSGIMLESALSFLGLGVQPPTPTWGNLLNYASQWLQNAPWLAVFPGLMILITVLAVNFLGDGLRDALDPRP
- a CDS encoding ketopantoate reductase family protein, with protein sequence MKITIVGAGAIGGLAGAWMTQAGHDVTLVDRWAEHIDALKQHGLRVDGVRGERHFTVKALHPHELQGPLEAVLIATKSQHAVEALESVLPHFGPETFVVSFQNGFNEPDLIARLQAAGLGGAERVMGSIPNYGGALVDPGYIEFVHEGPIQLGEMTGERTPRLTELAAALGALTEVQLSDNIWGQIWAKEVYSAQVVFSALADAPVTETLGVERYARVAGAVVREALEIAEANGITVEAFDFFDPANYKPRTPDETRKLLDNIQHAIWLLKKDQKPATHQFKKKGSGIWWDIVYRNRPSEVRSSNGKLVAYAEQAGADSRLNAKLCEMIYEIEDGQRPLGFQNFEELEGYVQSLGKALP
- a CDS encoding ABC transporter permease, whose product is MNAAHLLKRLLGTLPLLLGVSLLLFGVLHLAPGGPLDVYADNPSVSPEALAQMRVAFGLDQPLPVQYVSWVTAFFTGEWGYSIRTARPVSQEILERLGPTLILGGTSFVLSLLIALPLGIVSAVRRYSGVDYLITFLSFLGVSMPVFWLALMLQLLFAVQWRVLPSAGIQTIGSNSVLDLLHHLILPAFILAFASVAGWSRYMRSSMVEVLGQDYVRTARAKGLTAGRVVYRHALRNALIPIITVVALDFATILSGAVITETIFAWPGIGRLFIESMNGRDYPVLMALMMAGSFALVISNLLADLAYAAVDPRIRYE
- a CDS encoding peptide ABC transporter substrate-binding protein, which translates into the protein MAAAQQRGGTLTVGLGYDIDTLNVYSTGFLGDVQAAVVEGLVAPDAKANYVPVLATQVPTVRNGGIKVAADGKSMTVTYRLRPGAKWSDGQPLTSADVKFTWEAVKNPKFIAESKDGTEDITSIDTPNATTVVVNYKRVAPDFMSTLFTFGILPKHALDGKDLNTDTYNEKPLGTGPFRVKEFRRGQYVILERNPYYWRKDSKGVQLPYLDGMIFKIIPDSNTLVTQLRTGEVQLAYGIPYSQVKQLDGVPGMRIVKNNVLSWQHLDFNLKTVDAFKDPNVRKAFAYAINKSAVSKALGGYPTPINSVVVPVFSYTNPAVPKYDYNLTRAKQLLDAAGWKPGPDGIRVKDGKRMSFKIMAQAGRSTDEDAQQVIIASLKQAGIELQPDNKSGVAFRDARYKGNYDLFYGGWITSADPTYSVFFGSKGVNNGQGYSNPRIDTLLTRAESTLDPTQRTAALREFQTALMTDLPSIPITSNPSMIAVTEKLGGFVPNPTNMTNFVNTSGWYLK